A stretch of Crossiella cryophila DNA encodes these proteins:
- a CDS encoding bifunctional 3-(3-hydroxy-phenyl)propionate/3-hydroxycinnamic acid hydroxylase, which yields MTEVVVVGAGPVGLTAALLLARRGVDCLVLERHPAPYPLPRAVHLDGEVVRILQEAGVAEGFRRISRPMPGLRLLDGGLRTFAQFRRDNPVGRHGHPQASMFDQPDLEALLAEAAERSPHITLCRNAEVTGIAHLSEGALVSYERDGQDHQVRVAAVLGCDGANSTVRAALDFRLRDLGFTEPWLVVDVRAPKPLPMWGGVHQVCDPRRAATFMHLVGDRYRWELRVLDTDDLADLTTPAGLARLLAPWFDEHAFAEVQVLRSTHYTFRAKVVEHWRERRVFLLGDAAHQTPPFIGQGLGSGLRDAHNLVWKLVRVLRGQAGDELLDTYQSERDPHMVSLIRAAIAVGWALTGGSGRTAALRRLLVRGLARLPGVGRLALAHESPRLRLHPRGSSPVGRLCPQPPLGDGHWFDDTLGDGYALLTLDPVPEPAADLTVVPVEPDSELGEWLGGNEIRAALVRPDRVVCATARDRGAITALLARH from the coding sequence GTGACCGAAGTGGTCGTGGTCGGGGCAGGCCCGGTCGGACTGACCGCCGCCCTGCTGCTGGCCCGCCGGGGCGTCGACTGCCTTGTCCTGGAACGGCATCCGGCGCCATACCCCCTCCCGCGCGCGGTGCACCTGGACGGCGAGGTCGTGCGCATCCTCCAGGAAGCCGGTGTGGCCGAGGGCTTCCGCCGGATCAGCCGCCCGATGCCGGGACTGCGGCTGCTCGACGGCGGCCTGCGCACCTTCGCCCAGTTCCGCCGGGACAACCCGGTCGGCCGCCACGGCCACCCGCAGGCGTCCATGTTCGACCAGCCCGACCTGGAGGCCCTGCTCGCCGAGGCGGCCGAACGTTCCCCGCACATCACGTTGTGCCGCAACGCCGAGGTGACCGGAATCGCCCACCTGTCCGAGGGCGCGCTGGTGAGCTACGAGCGCGACGGCCAAGATCACCAGGTCCGGGTGGCGGCCGTGCTCGGCTGTGACGGCGCGAACAGCACCGTGCGCGCCGCCCTCGACTTCCGCCTGCGCGACCTGGGTTTCACCGAGCCCTGGCTGGTCGTGGACGTCCGCGCACCGAAGCCGCTGCCGATGTGGGGCGGCGTGCACCAGGTCTGCGACCCGCGCCGCGCGGCCACCTTCATGCACCTGGTGGGGGACCGCTATCGCTGGGAGCTGCGCGTCCTGGACACCGACGACCTCGCCGACCTCACCACCCCGGCCGGTCTGGCCCGGCTGCTCGCGCCCTGGTTCGACGAGCACGCGTTCGCCGAGGTGCAGGTGCTGCGCAGCACGCACTACACCTTCCGGGCCAAGGTGGTCGAACACTGGCGCGAGCGCCGGGTCTTCCTGCTCGGTGACGCCGCCCACCAGACCCCGCCGTTCATCGGCCAGGGCCTGGGCTCCGGCCTGCGGGACGCGCACAACCTGGTGTGGAAACTGGTCCGGGTGCTGCGCGGTCAAGCCGGGGACGAGCTGCTCGACACCTACCAGTCTGAACGGGATCCGCACATGGTCAGCCTCATCCGCGCGGCCATCGCCGTGGGCTGGGCGCTGACCGGTGGCAGCGGCCGCACCGCGGCCCTGCGCCGCCTGCTCGTCCGCGGCCTGGCCCGGCTCCCCGGCGTGGGACGGCTCGCCCTCGCCCACGAGTCACCGCGACTACGCCTGCACCCACGTGGTTCGTCGCCGGTCGGCCGCCTCTGCCCGCAGCCGCCACTCGGCGACGGCCACTGGTTCGACGACACCCTCGGCGACGGCTACGCCCTGCTCACCCTGGACCCGGTGCCCGAGCCCGCGGCCGACCTCACGGTCGTGCCGGTCGAACCGGACAGCGAACTGGGGGAGTGGTTGGGCGGCAACGAGATCCGGGCCGCGCTGGTGCGCCCGGACCGGGTGGTCTGCGCGACCGCCAGGGACCGTGGCGCCATCACCGCGTTACTCGCCCGGCATTGA
- a CDS encoding fumarylacetoacetate hydrolase family protein, producing the protein MTTTVLRTAEGWWVELPGAGRAAKVATAARTTAELLADRAALRAAVDESTVDVAELDLLSPITAPCRVVAQMVNYRSHARDSGFDPDTVPPTFFRKASGSISGPHATVVRPAHVALLDYEVELGLVLGAPLPVGTAVTEASLPRYLAGLVVANDISARDVQLTKGQFYESKSYPTFTPLGPRLVLLADNDFAHLERLRLRLWVNGAARQDHTLADLIVPPARALTLLARFQELAPGDLLLTGTPGGTALKAPPKPVERLAALLPPALKWRLFLKGQAKNTDYLQHGDLITASIGTDDGALDLGTQCTPVEHR; encoded by the coding sequence ATGACCACGACCGTCCTGCGCACCGCCGAGGGCTGGTGGGTCGAACTGCCCGGCGCCGGCCGCGCCGCGAAGGTGGCCACCGCCGCCCGGACCACCGCCGAACTGCTCGCCGACCGCGCGGCCTTGCGTGCCGCCGTAGACGAGTCCACTGTGGACGTCGCTGAACTTGACCTGCTCTCGCCGATCACCGCGCCCTGCCGGGTGGTCGCCCAGATGGTCAACTACCGTTCGCACGCCAGGGATTCCGGCTTCGACCCCGACACTGTGCCGCCCACCTTCTTCCGTAAGGCATCCGGCTCGATCAGCGGTCCACATGCGACAGTCGTGCGTCCGGCACACGTTGCCCTGCTGGACTACGAGGTCGAACTCGGCCTGGTGCTCGGCGCGCCACTGCCGGTCGGCACCGCGGTGACCGAGGCGAGCCTGCCGCGGTACCTGGCCGGACTGGTGGTGGCCAACGACATCAGCGCCCGCGACGTCCAGCTCACCAAGGGCCAGTTCTACGAGAGCAAGTCCTACCCGACCTTCACCCCGCTCGGCCCACGCCTGGTGTTGCTGGCGGACAACGACTTCGCTCACTTGGAACGGCTGCGGTTGCGGCTGTGGGTCAACGGCGCGGCCCGCCAGGACCACACCCTGGCCGACCTGATCGTGCCCCCGGCCCGCGCGCTGACCCTGCTCGCCCGCTTCCAGGAACTCGCGCCCGGCGACCTGCTGCTGACCGGCACCCCCGGCGGCACCGCGTTGAAGGCACCGCCGAAGCCGGTGGAACGCCTCGCCGCACTGCTGCCGCCCGCGCTGAAATGGCGGCTCTTCCTCAAGGGACAGGCCAAGAACACCGACTACCTCCAGCACGGCGACCTGATCACCGCCTCGATCGGCACCGACGACGGCGCCCTGGACCTGGGCACCCAGTGCACCCCGGTGGAGCACCGGTGA
- a CDS encoding VOC family protein — MTLEQPPATAHRDLHSPDGARRGEHPGRAGNPVVKVLDLAWLVFEKPDLDRAETFARDFGFTVAARTADELRLRGTLAGTDAVVIRRGPRSRFVGPVFQAAERADLDRLARHAGTRVRPLGPGRAGRVVDLVDPTGIPVGVVHGADVGALLPGQSPLPHNTGGSPLRINAAQRPVREPARVQRLGHVVLQTPRFLAALDWYLDTLGMIASDFLFLPGQRDLGPTMVFLRCDRGATAADHHTLAMHLGPERGYVHSAYQVTDLDALAAGGEYLAERGYRRTWGIGRHIQGSQLFDYWRDPDRLMVEHFADGDLFDASLEPGWAPMSASGLAQWGPPVTRDFLGATPSPAMLREVYAALRAEDTELTVTRLLALKKAMSR, encoded by the coding sequence ATGACGCTTGAGCAGCCCCCGGCCACGGCCCACCGGGACCTGCACAGTCCCGACGGCGCCCGCCGCGGCGAGCATCCCGGACGGGCCGGGAACCCGGTGGTGAAGGTGCTCGACCTGGCCTGGCTGGTGTTCGAGAAGCCGGACCTGGACCGGGCGGAGACCTTCGCCCGTGACTTCGGCTTCACCGTCGCCGCCCGCACCGCCGACGAACTGCGGCTGCGCGGCACCCTGGCGGGCACCGACGCGGTGGTGATCCGCCGCGGCCCGCGCTCACGTTTCGTCGGCCCGGTCTTCCAGGCGGCCGAACGCGCCGACCTGGACCGGCTCGCCCGGCACGCGGGCACCCGGGTGCGGCCGCTCGGGCCGGGACGGGCGGGCCGGGTGGTCGACCTGGTCGATCCCACCGGCATCCCGGTCGGGGTGGTGCACGGCGCGGACGTCGGCGCACTGCTGCCCGGCCAATCACCGTTGCCGCACAACACCGGCGGCTCGCCACTGCGGATCAACGCCGCCCAGCGCCCGGTGCGCGAACCGGCCAGGGTGCAGCGGCTCGGGCACGTGGTGCTGCAGACACCCCGTTTCCTGGCCGCGCTGGACTGGTACCTGGACACCCTCGGGATGATCGCCAGCGACTTCCTGTTCCTGCCCGGCCAGCGTGATCTCGGCCCGACCATGGTCTTCCTGCGCTGCGACCGCGGCGCCACCGCCGCCGACCACCACACCCTGGCCATGCACCTCGGCCCCGAGCGCGGGTACGTGCATTCCGCCTACCAGGTAACAGATCTGGACGCGCTGGCTGCGGGCGGGGAGTACCTGGCCGAACGCGGTTACCGCCGGACCTGGGGGATCGGCCGCCACATCCAGGGCAGTCAGCTCTTCGACTACTGGCGCGACCCGGACCGGCTGATGGTCGAGCATTTCGCCGACGGCGACCTGTTCGACGCCTCCCTGGAACCCGGCTGGGCGCCGATGTCGGCCTCCGGTCTGGCCCAGTGGGGACCGCCGGTCACCCGCGATTTCCTCGGCGCCACACCGTCTCCGGCCATGCTGCGCGAGGTCTACGCCGCACTGCGTGCCGAGGACACCGAACTGACCGTGACCCGGCTGCTGGCCCTGAAGAAAGCGATGTCCCGATGA
- a CDS encoding TetR/AcrR family transcriptional regulator: MTTRLDRRKTETRRKLLDAARAMLAAGTAHQASIQEITDAADVGFGSFYNHFPSKTELFGAAVEDVLEEIGGQLDELGSSLPDPAAAFAQSVRLAGRLARQRPQIAQVMVRHGVAYLDSERGLAPRALRDITAGIESGRFRVANPKLAMATVAGSLLAALHLSLTDPDFDEDAVYDQLAEQFLCMLGMPQAEAHALVGTPLPVLTPER, encoded by the coding sequence ATGACGACCCGCCTCGACCGCCGCAAGACCGAGACCCGGCGCAAGCTGCTGGACGCGGCCAGGGCCATGCTCGCCGCGGGCACCGCGCACCAGGCGAGCATCCAGGAGATCACCGACGCCGCCGATGTCGGCTTCGGCTCCTTCTACAACCACTTCCCCAGCAAGACCGAGCTGTTCGGCGCCGCGGTCGAGGACGTCCTGGAGGAGATCGGCGGGCAGCTCGACGAACTGGGCAGCAGCCTGCCCGACCCCGCCGCGGCCTTCGCGCAGTCCGTCCGTCTGGCCGGGCGGCTCGCCCGCCAACGTCCGCAGATCGCCCAGGTCATGGTGCGGCACGGCGTGGCCTACCTGGACTCCGAGCGCGGCCTGGCGCCCAGGGCGTTGCGGGACATCACCGCCGGGATCGAGTCGGGCCGGTTCCGGGTGGCCAACCCGAAACTGGCCATGGCCACGGTGGCCGGGTCACTGCTGGCGGCGCTGCACCTGTCGCTGACCGACCCGGACTTCGACGAGGACGCCGTCTACGACCAGCTCGCCGAACAGTTCCTGTGCATGCTCGGCATGCCGCAGGCCGAGGCCCACGCGCTGGTCGGCACGCCACTGCCGGTGCTCACGCCGGAGCGGTGA
- a CDS encoding family 78 glycoside hydrolase catalytic domain yields MPFSTFTRAVTAAFAALLVLPVSAAPPVDAAPLAELSGAHWVWHAEGRPQLDAPAATRYFRKTFTVAEGAVRDARFVVTADDMVDVWLNGKPLASSPRDPGSWRTALVVDLRPALRAGGNTLAVSARNTMGPAGLLGRLHIATASGTTELVTDGSWKSTQAVPEGWEQPGFADGDWGSVADLGGYGIAPWGRGITAPGPAGGSPLSVAEATVEHRRDPLGIDPARPRFGWKLASAQARQRQSAYQVVVSAAGREVWDSGRVAATQQVDVPYDGPPLGSLTAYTWRVRVWDGQGRASRWSATQRFETSLRTPSTEWSGEFIGSAGTAPSLAGASWIWYPEGDPLAGVPAATRHFRCTFDLAAAPAKATLVVTGDDTASVWVNGVEVSSADRAPDSWKRAAVLDLTGKLKAGTNTIAIRAENTSQSPAGVIASLTVPSGQSVVTDSGWKSDQTGPAGWELPGFDDSGWPAARALATYGGGPWESKVAVSRPAPLLRKSFTVSKPVVRANLLSTALGLHETRLNGSKVDTEVLAPGWTDYGKRLQYKVSDVTRQIRQGENTLAALLGNGWYSGSIGIAGAQRYGTQPWYSAQLHLTHPDGTSTLVRTDGSWKTIDGPIRADDLYHGETYDARAEAGGWDSPGFDDRGWPGAGVRTGAKPNLVPQADNGVRVQQEFRPVAITQPKPGVWVLDLGQNFSGWNRLEVTGPAGTTVTMRHAEVLNPDGTIYTDNLRAAAVTDRFILAGNGKPEVYEPRFTVHGYRYVELTGLPAAPTTGTLTGRAMWTSGARSGTFSTSSPMLNQLQHNILWGERANMLSIPSDCPQRDERLGWTGDIAIFAGTSAFNLDVRNLLGKFADDMVDAQHPDGAFTDVAPGVLTGAGSAGWGDAGVIVPHTLWQRYGDTGVIDKHFPAMVRWVDYLRSTAGPDLIRDRPTFGDWLNVNDDTARDVVSTAFFSWSARLLSRMAAATGRTAEATRYGTLADQVATAFTRKFIAADGTVGTGSQTAHVLALAFGLVPADRVRSVADRLAAKVTAAGGHLSVGFLGVENLLPVLAGHGHADLAYRVLLQPDFPGWGYMIGKDATTIWERWDGIRPGGGFHDPGMNSFNHYGLGSVGDFLYRTVGGLAPADPAYSALLVAPRPGGGLTSAKSALETPYGAAASDWSISGGTLTLRVTIPAGVSATVRVPTDRSAAISAPAEAVPSAPGTYFLPAGSYVFTAPA; encoded by the coding sequence ATGCCGTTCTCGACGTTCACCCGAGCCGTCACCGCCGCATTCGCGGCACTGCTGGTCCTCCCTGTCTCCGCGGCACCACCCGTGGACGCCGCCCCACTCGCCGAACTGTCCGGCGCGCACTGGGTCTGGCATGCCGAGGGCAGGCCACAGCTCGACGCACCCGCGGCGACCCGCTACTTCCGCAAGACGTTCACCGTCGCCGAGGGCGCGGTCCGTGACGCCCGGTTCGTGGTCACCGCCGACGACATGGTCGACGTGTGGCTCAACGGCAAACCCCTTGCCTCCTCGCCCCGCGACCCCGGCTCGTGGCGCACCGCGCTCGTGGTCGACCTGCGCCCGGCCTTGCGCGCGGGCGGCAACACCCTCGCCGTGTCCGCCCGCAACACGATGGGGCCCGCCGGACTGCTCGGCCGCCTGCACATCGCCACCGCGTCGGGGACGACCGAGCTGGTCACCGACGGCAGCTGGAAGTCCACCCAGGCCGTCCCGGAAGGCTGGGAGCAGCCCGGTTTTGCCGACGGTGACTGGGGGAGCGTCGCGGACCTGGGCGGCTACGGCATCGCGCCCTGGGGTCGGGGCATCACCGCGCCCGGTCCCGCGGGTGGCTCCCCGCTGAGCGTGGCCGAGGCGACCGTCGAACACCGGCGCGACCCGCTGGGCATCGACCCGGCGCGACCGCGCTTCGGCTGGAAACTGGCCTCGGCCCAGGCGCGGCAACGCCAATCCGCCTACCAGGTGGTAGTTTCCGCCGCCGGTCGCGAAGTCTGGGACAGCGGCCGGGTCGCCGCCACCCAGCAGGTCGACGTGCCCTACGACGGCCCGCCACTCGGTTCGCTGACCGCCTACACCTGGCGGGTGCGGGTCTGGGACGGCCAGGGCAGGGCCAGCCGCTGGAGTGCGACCCAGCGCTTCGAGACCAGCCTGCGTACTCCCTCGACCGAGTGGTCGGGCGAGTTCATCGGCAGTGCCGGGACCGCCCCGAGCCTCGCGGGCGCGAGCTGGATCTGGTACCCGGAGGGCGATCCGCTCGCCGGTGTCCCGGCCGCGACCCGGCACTTCCGCTGCACCTTCGACCTCGCCGCCGCACCCGCGAAGGCGACCCTGGTGGTCACCGGCGACGACACCGCGTCCGTGTGGGTCAACGGCGTCGAGGTGAGTTCGGCCGACCGCGCGCCCGACTCGTGGAAACGGGCGGCCGTGCTGGATCTGACGGGCAAACTCAAAGCTGGTACCAACACCATCGCCATCCGCGCCGAGAACACCAGCCAGAGCCCGGCCGGGGTGATCGCCAGTCTTACTGTCCCCAGTGGACAGTCAGTGGTGACCGACAGCGGCTGGAAGTCCGATCAGACCGGACCGGCGGGTTGGGAGCTGCCAGGGTTCGACGACAGCGGGTGGCCTGCCGCGCGGGCGCTGGCGACCTACGGCGGCGGCCCGTGGGAGTCCAAGGTGGCGGTCAGTCGCCCGGCCCCGTTGCTGCGCAAGAGTTTCACCGTGAGCAAGCCGGTCGTGCGGGCGAACCTGCTCAGCACCGCGCTGGGCCTGCACGAGACCAGGCTCAACGGGTCCAAAGTAGACACCGAAGTGCTGGCCCCAGGCTGGACCGACTACGGAAAACGCCTGCAGTACAAGGTGTCCGACGTGACCCGGCAGATCCGCCAGGGCGAGAACACCCTGGCCGCGCTGCTCGGCAATGGCTGGTACTCCGGCAGCATCGGCATCGCGGGCGCCCAGCGCTACGGCACCCAGCCCTGGTACTCCGCCCAGCTCCACCTCACCCACCCCGACGGCACCAGCACCCTCGTGCGTACCGACGGCAGCTGGAAGACCATCGACGGACCGATCCGCGCCGACGACCTCTACCACGGCGAGACCTACGACGCCCGCGCCGAGGCCGGCGGCTGGGACAGCCCCGGATTCGACGACCGCGGCTGGCCGGGCGCGGGGGTGCGTACGGGTGCCAAGCCGAACCTGGTTCCCCAGGCGGACAACGGGGTGCGGGTGCAGCAGGAGTTCCGGCCGGTCGCCATCACCCAGCCCAAGCCGGGCGTGTGGGTACTGGACCTCGGCCAGAACTTCAGCGGCTGGAACCGCCTGGAGGTGACCGGACCGGCCGGGACCACGGTGACCATGCGGCACGCCGAGGTGCTCAACCCCGACGGCACCATCTACACCGACAACCTGCGTGCGGCCGCCGTCACGGACCGCTTCATCTTGGCGGGCAACGGAAAGCCGGAGGTCTACGAGCCCCGGTTCACCGTGCACGGCTACCGGTACGTGGAGCTGACCGGCCTGCCGGCCGCGCCGACCACCGGCACCCTCACCGGGCGCGCGATGTGGACCAGCGGTGCCCGCAGCGGCACCTTCAGCACCTCGAGCCCGATGCTGAACCAGTTGCAGCACAACATCCTCTGGGGTGAACGGGCCAACATGCTGTCCATCCCGAGCGACTGCCCGCAACGGGACGAACGGCTGGGCTGGACCGGCGATATCGCGATCTTCGCGGGCACCTCGGCGTTCAACCTCGACGTGCGCAACCTGCTCGGCAAGTTCGCCGACGACATGGTCGACGCGCAACACCCCGACGGCGCGTTCACCGACGTGGCACCCGGCGTGCTGACCGGGGCGGGCTCGGCGGGCTGGGGTGACGCGGGCGTGATCGTGCCGCACACCCTGTGGCAGCGCTACGGCGACACCGGCGTGATCGACAAGCACTTCCCCGCGATGGTCCGCTGGGTCGACTACCTGCGGTCCACCGCCGGTCCCGACCTGATCCGGGATCGCCCGACCTTCGGCGACTGGCTCAACGTCAACGACGACACCGCGCGGGACGTGGTCTCCACCGCGTTCTTCAGCTGGTCGGCGCGCCTGCTGTCCAGGATGGCCGCGGCCACCGGCCGCACCGCGGAAGCCACCCGCTACGGCACACTGGCCGACCAGGTCGCCACCGCGTTCACCCGGAAGTTCATCGCCGCCGACGGAACGGTCGGTACAGGCAGCCAGACCGCGCACGTCCTCGCGCTGGCCTTCGGCCTGGTCCCCGCCGATCGGGTGCGGTCGGTGGCAGACCGGCTCGCGGCCAAGGTCACCGCTGCCGGCGGGCACCTCAGCGTCGGCTTCCTCGGGGTGGAGAACCTGCTGCCGGTGCTGGCCGGGCACGGGCACGCCGACCTGGCCTACCGGGTGCTGCTGCAACCGGACTTCCCCGGCTGGGGCTACATGATCGGCAAGGACGCCACCACGATCTGGGAGCGCTGGGACGGCATCCGGCCGGGCGGTGGTTTCCACGACCCGGGGATGAACTCCTTCAACCACTACGGCCTCGGCTCGGTCGGCGACTTCCTCTACCGAACGGTCGGTGGGCTCGCCCCAGCGGACCCGGCCTACTCCGCGCTGCTGGTCGCTCCCCGCCCAGGCGGCGGCCTCACCTCGGCGAAGTCGGCGCTGGAAACCCCGTACGGCGCGGCCGCCAGCGACTGGTCGATCTCCGGCGGCACGCTCACCCTGCGCGTGACCATCCCGGCCGGGGTGTCGGCCACGGTACGCGTCCCGACCGATCGGTCGGCGGCCATCAGCGCACCGGCCGAGGCAGTGCCGTCAGCGCCCGGCACGTACTTCCTGCCCGCCGGGTCCTACGTGTTCACCGCTCCGGCGTGA